Proteins found in one Coriobacteriia bacterium genomic segment:
- a CDS encoding ABC transporter ATP-binding protein gives MNARQRRCGGQPIITAENVTMRYRKRTVLDVGHFELCDGESHVVLGPSGSGKSTLLRILGLLEKPTSGRILLDGREVVAGDKPARMMMAAVFQNPYLFKGTVEQNVEYGLALRRVSKAERTERVAAALERVGLGGTQKSSALRLSGGEAQRVALARALVLEPRILLLDEPLSYLDPLIKRRLVGDFSEILAGEGVTALYVTHDQDEAMVVADRVSIVNEGHVVRSGSVDDVMGVPTDEWVADFIGMDGSLRGRIAATEEGIAEIAVEGAVLFARTDLPTGSDVLLGIRPEDITLFGADAALPPSSARNQLVMRVAAVEHRGSTDRVSLIADGLRLAASVSRASSRELGLEHGANTIALFKATAVRVAPAHDVPGGV, from the coding sequence ATGAACGCTAGGCAACGGCGCTGCGGCGGCCAGCCGATCATCACCGCGGAGAACGTCACCATGCGCTACCGAAAGCGCACCGTGCTCGACGTCGGGCACTTCGAGCTCTGTGACGGCGAGTCGCACGTGGTGCTCGGACCGTCGGGTTCGGGCAAGTCAACGCTTCTGCGCATTCTGGGACTTCTGGAGAAGCCAACGTCCGGCAGGATCCTCCTTGACGGCCGCGAGGTCGTGGCGGGGGACAAACCCGCCCGTATGATGATGGCAGCCGTCTTCCAGAACCCGTATCTCTTCAAGGGTACGGTCGAGCAGAACGTGGAGTACGGCCTTGCGCTGCGCCGCGTCTCGAAGGCCGAGCGCACCGAACGCGTGGCGGCCGCGCTCGAGCGCGTGGGGCTGGGCGGCACGCAGAAGTCCTCGGCGCTTAGACTGTCGGGCGGCGAGGCCCAGCGCGTGGCTCTCGCGCGGGCGCTCGTGCTCGAGCCCCGCATCCTGCTGCTCGACGAGCCGCTGTCGTATCTCGACCCGCTCATCAAGCGACGTCTCGTCGGTGACTTCTCGGAGATTCTGGCGGGCGAGGGCGTGACGGCGCTGTACGTCACGCACGACCAGGACGAGGCGATGGTGGTCGCCGACCGTGTGAGCATCGTGAACGAGGGACACGTGGTGCGCAGCGGCAGCGTGGACGACGTGATGGGTGTTCCCACAGACGAGTGGGTCGCTGACTTCATCGGGATGGACGGGTCGCTCCGTGGGCGCATCGCGGCCACGGAGGAGGGCATCGCCGAGATCGCGGTCGAGGGCGCCGTGTTGTTCGCCCGCACCGATCTGCCCACCGGATCCGACGTTCTCCTCGGCATCCGTCCCGAAGACATCACGCTCTTCGGAGCTGATGCGGCGCTGCCGCCGTCTTCGGCACGCAATCAGCTGGTGATGCGTGTGGCTGCGGTCGAACATCGCGGCAGCACCGATCGGGTGAGTCTGATTGCTGACGGGCTGCGCCTTGCTGCTTCGGTTTCTCGCGCATCCTCGCGGGAACTCGGGCTCGAGCATGGCGCGAACACGATCGCCCTGTTCAAGGCGACCGCCGTGCGCGTGGCACCTGCCCACGACGTACCCGGCGGGGTATGA
- a CDS encoding molybdopterin molybdotransferase MoeA has translation MITVEEATAQVLSRIPVLEPERVSLLESLGRVLAEDVISDIDVAPFDNSAMDGYALRYADIAGASDDTPVKLDVIEHIPAGVAPERSVGPGQAARIMTGAPVPTGADAVVKVELTRVGENAGGAGGTVEILATAKPGENIRGRGEEVRAGETVLLSGELIGPAAIGLAASVGHDQLMVRRRPRVAIVSTGDELVEVTEKPGPGKIRNSNSHSLAAQVLQAGGEPHVLGVARDNEDDTRALLSRASEFDLMVTTGGVSMGDFDVVKKVLEEIGELDFWRVAMRPGAPQTFGTIDGTPFFGLPGNPTSTMVGFEMFVRPTIRKMAGYTSLARPRAVATLTHDVKKKADRRYFLRGRLTASGDGSYSAAVSGNQSSALLTAMHRGNCLISLPEGESFVPAGTSVMCIRLDMEEGTA, from the coding sequence GTGATCACCGTCGAAGAGGCGACCGCGCAGGTTCTGTCGCGCATCCCGGTTCTCGAGCCGGAGCGGGTATCGCTCCTCGAGTCCCTTGGACGCGTGCTCGCCGAAGACGTGATCTCGGACATCGACGTCGCGCCCTTCGACAACTCGGCGATGGACGGCTATGCGCTTCGCTATGCCGACATCGCAGGCGCGAGCGACGACACCCCGGTGAAGCTCGACGTGATCGAGCACATCCCGGCGGGTGTGGCGCCAGAACGGTCCGTGGGTCCGGGGCAGGCCGCACGCATCATGACGGGTGCTCCTGTGCCGACAGGAGCCGACGCGGTCGTGAAGGTGGAGCTCACGCGGGTGGGAGAGAACGCCGGCGGTGCCGGCGGGACGGTTGAGATCCTCGCGACGGCCAAACCCGGCGAGAACATCCGGGGCCGCGGCGAGGAGGTCCGCGCCGGTGAGACCGTTCTCCTGAGCGGCGAGCTTATCGGTCCAGCGGCGATCGGGCTGGCGGCATCGGTGGGGCACGACCAGCTCATGGTGCGGCGCCGTCCCCGGGTCGCCATCGTCTCCACCGGGGACGAACTCGTGGAGGTCACCGAGAAGCCGGGGCCGGGGAAGATCCGCAACTCCAACTCGCACTCGCTCGCCGCGCAGGTGCTTCAGGCAGGCGGGGAGCCGCACGTCCTTGGCGTGGCGCGCGACAACGAGGACGACACCCGGGCGCTGCTTTCGCGGGCGTCCGAGTTCGACCTGATGGTCACCACCGGCGGTGTCTCGATGGGCGACTTCGACGTAGTGAAGAAGGTTCTCGAGGAGATCGGCGAGCTCGACTTCTGGCGGGTCGCCATGCGCCCGGGCGCGCCGCAGACCTTCGGCACGATCGACGGGACGCCGTTTTTCGGCCTGCCGGGCAACCCCACCTCGACGATGGTCGGGTTCGAGATGTTCGTTCGCCCGACCATCCGCAAGATGGCCGGCTACACGTCGCTCGCACGGCCGCGTGCGGTGGCGACGCTCACGCACGACGTGAAGAAGAAGGCGGACCGGCGGTACTTCCTGCGCGGACGACTCACCGCAAGCGGCGACGGGAGCTACTCGGCCGCAGTCTCGGGCAACCAGTCCTCGGCGCTGCTGACAGCGATGCATCGCGGCAACTGCCTGATATCGCTGCCGGAGGGGGAGTCGTTCGTCCCCGCCGGCACGTCGGTGATGTGCATCCGACTCGACATGGAAGAAGGTACGGCATGA
- the fdhD gene encoding formate dehydrogenase accessory sulfurtransferase FdhD, with protein sequence MNDTTHIPVTAAVLAGGRSQRMGVDKTLLQFDGESLVARVADIAAQVCAHVIVVTNRPEAIAEAGLPANVAVFADEVAYQGPLGGLVTALTRSEDEWVLALAADMPWLEPSVIRALWDARDGAQVVLPTSEKGPEPLLALYHTSCLPEARRVLESGRRRLVAILPKVKTVEVSLDTLRRVDPGLRSLVNVNTPEELLEVRDEAASDVSTAAPRVSVIEVGARRQRGMPSERPITIFLNDDEIATMQSTPEDLDDLGIGFLVSEGFLTDRDALESVDIDHKRGLVYVRSREEAPADVAERKRYVTSGCGKGVTFASVGHARGVEPVVSSATVSPDVIYDLMGQLARAAAAYRDTGGVHSCGLGVNGELVLMREDVGRHNALDKLFGRAWLDGTPTQDGLLLTTGRISYEMAVKAAKARVPVVASRTAVTDLAAEVAERAAITLVGYARGGKLVVYTNPQRIIPSEEAHS encoded by the coding sequence GTGAACGACACCACACACATACCGGTGACCGCCGCGGTGTTGGCGGGCGGCCGCTCGCAGCGGATGGGCGTCGATAAGACGCTGCTGCAGTTCGACGGTGAGTCGCTGGTGGCGCGCGTCGCGGACATCGCCGCGCAGGTGTGCGCCCACGTGATCGTCGTGACGAACCGCCCCGAGGCCATCGCTGAGGCCGGCCTGCCGGCCAACGTAGCCGTCTTCGCCGACGAGGTCGCCTACCAAGGACCCCTCGGGGGCCTGGTCACCGCGCTCACGCGGTCGGAGGACGAGTGGGTGCTCGCACTCGCAGCCGACATGCCGTGGCTCGAGCCTTCGGTCATTCGCGCGCTGTGGGACGCGCGCGACGGCGCGCAAGTCGTGCTTCCCACCTCCGAGAAGGGCCCCGAGCCGCTGCTCGCGCTCTACCACACAAGCTGCCTGCCGGAGGCGCGGCGCGTTCTTGAGTCGGGTCGGCGCCGGCTGGTCGCGATCCTGCCCAAGGTCAAGACCGTCGAGGTGTCGCTCGACACCCTGCGCCGGGTGGATCCTGGGCTGCGCAGTCTTGTGAACGTCAACACCCCCGAGGAGCTCCTCGAGGTGCGCGATGAGGCCGCGAGCGACGTATCCACAGCCGCTCCGCGCGTCTCGGTGATCGAGGTGGGCGCGCGCCGACAGCGCGGGATGCCTTCCGAGCGGCCGATCACGATCTTCCTCAATGACGACGAGATCGCCACGATGCAAAGCACGCCCGAGGATCTCGACGACCTGGGCATCGGCTTCCTGGTCTCCGAAGGATTCCTCACCGATCGCGACGCGCTCGAGAGTGTCGACATCGACCACAAGCGCGGACTCGTGTACGTACGCAGTCGCGAGGAAGCGCCAGCCGACGTGGCCGAGCGCAAGCGCTACGTGACCTCCGGGTGCGGCAAGGGCGTGACCTTCGCGTCGGTCGGGCACGCGCGTGGCGTGGAGCCCGTCGTTTCCTCGGCCACCGTGTCGCCGGATGTGATCTACGACCTCATGGGCCAGCTCGCCCGTGCGGCGGCGGCGTACCGCGACACGGGCGGCGTCCACTCCTGCGGTCTCGGCGTGAACGGCGAGCTCGTGCTCATGCGTGAGGACGTGGGCCGGCACAATGCGCTCGACAAGCTGTTCGGCCGCGCGTGGCTCGACGGCACCCCCACCCAAGACGGGCTCCTGCTCACCACCGGCCGCATCAGCTACGAGATGGCCGTGAAGGCCGCCAAGGCGCGCGTCCCGGTGGTTGCGTCACGCACGGCGGTCACCGATCTGGCCGCCGAGGTCGCCGAGCGCGCCGCTATCACGCTCGTGGGGTACGCCCGCGGCGGAAAACTGGTCGTCTACACGAACCCGCAGCGCATCATCCCGAGCGAGGAGGCACACTCGTGA
- a CDS encoding ABC transporter permease, with protein MEIFWNAIAEAVGLLFGGDAGTFEIIGLSLRVSGVSLLLAMAIAIPAGYVIGSRRFPGRGLIIALVNTGMGLPPVVVGLVVYMLISRSGPLYDAYLSLTGGIMPRILYTVPAMVMAQVIISTPIVTGVTLAAVGSVPAELRLQARSLGASRLHEAALTIKEARWGVMAAIAAGFGGIISEVGAVSMVGGNIEGQTRVMTTAIQLETGQGHFGLALGLGLILIGIAFVIMNGFTRVQQSGGRYER; from the coding sequence ATGGAGATCTTCTGGAATGCGATCGCCGAGGCGGTCGGACTGCTCTTCGGCGGAGACGCAGGGACGTTCGAGATCATCGGGCTCTCCCTGCGCGTGTCTGGCGTGTCCCTGCTCCTTGCGATGGCGATCGCCATCCCGGCAGGCTACGTGATCGGCTCGCGCCGGTTCCCGGGGCGGGGACTGATCATCGCACTGGTCAACACCGGGATGGGGCTGCCACCGGTGGTGGTAGGGCTCGTCGTCTACATGCTCATCTCACGAAGCGGACCGCTGTACGATGCCTATCTCAGTCTGACCGGCGGAATCATGCCCCGGATCCTGTACACGGTGCCCGCGATGGTGATGGCGCAGGTCATCATCTCCACGCCGATTGTGACCGGCGTGACGCTTGCGGCAGTAGGGTCTGTTCCCGCGGAGCTTCGCCTGCAGGCGCGATCACTGGGCGCGTCCCGACTTCACGAGGCGGCGCTCACCATCAAAGAGGCGCGGTGGGGCGTGATGGCGGCGATCGCGGCCGGCTTCGGCGGCATCATCTCGGAGGTTGGCGCCGTCAGCATGGTCGGCGGCAACATCGAGGGACAGACGCGCGTGATGACCACCGCGATCCAACTGGAGACCGGTCAGGGACATTTCGGGCTTGCCCTCGGTCTCGGACTCATCCTGATCGGCATCGCTTTCGTCATCATGAACGGTTTCACGCGCGTCCAGCAGTCGGGTGGGCGCTATGAACGCTAG
- the moaA gene encoding GTP 3',8-cyclase MoaA, whose translation MATDAFGRRIDYLRISVTDRCNLRCVYCMPPDGVEWKGHEEVLSFEEIERFAAVAASEGISKIRLTGGEPLVRRGIVDHVRRLRETTGIEAIALTTNATLLRRYAADLAEAGLKRINISLDTLDPEVYKRVTRGGNLADVLDGLGAAFEVGMDPVKLNVVVVRSLDQNLVGFAGMTFDRPLHVRFIEYMPVGDVGEHSCTSAEADGWSEGDHVSTDEILERIAADGAAAGLGELTAVARDDAPGGWGPARYYQFPGALGTIGVISPLSHHFCGECNRLRLTADGKLRTCLFSDEEIDVRGVLRAGTDADVRDIIQQALAAKPEGHHMQLGTVRRMSQIGG comes from the coding sequence ATGGCGACTGACGCGTTCGGCCGACGGATCGACTACCTGCGCATCAGCGTCACAGACCGCTGCAACCTGCGGTGCGTCTACTGCATGCCGCCCGACGGCGTGGAGTGGAAAGGGCACGAGGAGGTCCTCTCCTTCGAGGAGATCGAGCGATTCGCGGCGGTCGCTGCAAGTGAGGGCATCAGCAAGATCCGCCTCACCGGCGGCGAGCCGCTCGTGCGGCGTGGCATCGTGGATCACGTGCGCCGCCTGCGCGAGACCACCGGGATCGAGGCGATCGCGCTCACCACCAACGCCACGCTTCTTCGGCGGTATGCGGCCGACCTGGCCGAAGCAGGCCTCAAGCGCATCAACATCTCTCTCGACACCCTCGACCCCGAGGTCTACAAGCGGGTCACGCGAGGCGGGAACCTCGCCGACGTGCTCGACGGGCTCGGAGCGGCGTTCGAGGTGGGTATGGATCCGGTCAAGCTGAACGTGGTGGTCGTGCGCTCGCTCGACCAGAATCTCGTCGGCTTCGCGGGCATGACCTTCGATCGTCCGCTGCACGTGCGCTTCATCGAATACATGCCGGTCGGCGACGTGGGCGAGCATTCGTGCACGAGCGCCGAGGCGGACGGATGGAGCGAGGGTGACCACGTCTCGACAGATGAGATCCTCGAGCGCATCGCCGCCGACGGGGCAGCCGCGGGGCTGGGCGAGCTCACGGCGGTGGCGCGCGATGACGCGCCCGGCGGCTGGGGTCCCGCGCGCTACTACCAGTTCCCCGGGGCGCTCGGCACGATCGGCGTGATCTCGCCGCTCTCGCATCACTTCTGTGGCGAGTGCAACCGGCTACGTCTGACCGCGGACGGCAAGCTGCGGACGTGCCTCTTCTCCGACGAGGAGATCGATGTCCGCGGCGTCCTGCGCGCGGGGACGGATGCCGACGTGCGGGACATCATCCAGCAAGCGCTGGCGGCCAAGCCCGAGGGGCATCACATGCAGCTCGGCACGGTGCGACGCATGTCGCAGATCGGAGGCTGA
- a CDS encoding aminotransferase class V-fold PLP-dependent enzyme, producing the protein MTDTPRIRYFDHAATSWPKPPVVAEAMMGAMDVAGGNPGRSAHSLALAAARAVEHARTQVAAFIGIADPRDLAFVPGCTYGLNLVLKGTLKRGDRVVVSSVEHNAVARPLAFLATSGVKVARVPVDAQGRIDLDDIERAVAAAPTRMVVCQHASNLTGAIQPIGDIVDIAHEHGAIVVVDGAQAAGHLPLALGVLGADAYVAPGHKGLLGPQGIGVLYLAPGFDPRELVQGGSGGRSEEIEQPRVRPDRYEAGTGNVIAAAGLGAAADYLAANAVEIRSRERELTRRLYHGLSDIPGVTVLGPPIAEERVPVVSVVHEKLAPDEMAFALDRRWGIAVRAGLHCTPWTHEAVGTSDSGALRFSVGWNLTDEDVDVAVAAMRELCR; encoded by the coding sequence ATGACCGACACGCCCCGCATCCGCTACTTCGACCATGCCGCCACGTCGTGGCCGAAGCCGCCTGTGGTGGCCGAGGCGATGATGGGCGCGATGGACGTCGCGGGCGGCAATCCCGGCCGTAGCGCGCATTCGCTGGCGCTCGCCGCGGCTCGCGCAGTGGAGCACGCCCGGACGCAGGTGGCGGCCTTCATCGGCATCGCCGATCCACGGGACCTGGCCTTTGTTCCTGGATGCACGTACGGGCTCAATCTCGTGCTCAAAGGAACGCTCAAGCGGGGCGACCGGGTGGTCGTGTCGTCCGTGGAGCACAACGCGGTCGCGCGTCCGCTCGCATTTCTCGCAACATCCGGGGTCAAGGTAGCGCGAGTGCCTGTCGACGCGCAGGGTCGGATCGATCTGGACGACATCGAACGCGCTGTCGCTGCCGCGCCCACGCGGATGGTCGTCTGTCAGCATGCCTCCAACCTGACCGGTGCCATCCAGCCGATCGGCGACATCGTGGACATCGCGCACGAGCACGGCGCGATCGTCGTGGTGGACGGCGCTCAGGCGGCAGGGCACCTTCCGCTCGCGCTCGGCGTGCTCGGCGCAGACGCCTACGTCGCGCCGGGCCACAAGGGTCTGCTCGGCCCACAGGGGATCGGCGTGCTGTACCTCGCGCCCGGTTTCGATCCCAGGGAGCTGGTGCAGGGAGGAAGCGGCGGGCGCTCGGAGGAGATCGAGCAGCCGCGCGTCCGTCCCGATCGGTACGAGGCGGGGACGGGCAACGTCATCGCCGCCGCCGGCCTGGGTGCCGCTGCCGACTATCTCGCGGCGAACGCCGTAGAGATCCGATCGCGCGAGCGTGAGCTCACCCGGCGGCTGTACCACGGCCTGAGCGACATCCCCGGGGTCACCGTGCTCGGACCGCCGATCGCCGAGGAACGCGTGCCCGTGGTGAGCGTCGTCCACGAGAAGCTCGCTCCCGACGAGATGGCATTCGCGCTCGACCGTCGCTGGGGGATCGCCGTTCGCGCCGGTTTGCACTGCACGCCCTGGACGCACGAGGCCGTCGGCACGAGCGACTCGGGCGCGCTGCGCTTCAGCGTCGGCTGGAACCTTACCGACGAGGACGTGGACGTCGCTGTGGCCGCCATGCGGGAACTCTGCCGATGA
- a CDS encoding L,D-transpeptidase/peptidoglycan binding protein, whose amino-acid sequence MHRASLPLRIIALIGAIALFILAGGGAFAVADDYLTREILPDGATVAGVEVAGLTRDEARALVEAEVAQPLAEPVTVTYRDRSFTLDAGSMISVDVDGMVETAFEPRAQSALVNRVVDRALQRETGGDAEVALSLDDAQIAAWLDEVAASVDTTPQDATMTVEADKIVLVPSRTAETVDRTRTTEMLEDALTQGVKTVELSVTYTEPAVTESSLGPAILVDLSERKLYLYDKGALVKEYGVAVGAPGFSTPRGNFTIVLKRYMPTWSNPGSAWAAGMPASIPPGPSNPLGTRALNLDAPGIRIHGTSKDSSIGTAASHGCMRMHRWDIEDLYDRVEVGTPVFIVR is encoded by the coding sequence ATGCACCGTGCGTCACTTCCACTACGTATCATCGCACTCATCGGTGCTATCGCGCTGTTCATTCTTGCGGGCGGCGGCGCGTTCGCCGTTGCCGACGACTACCTGACACGCGAGATCCTCCCCGACGGCGCGACTGTGGCCGGCGTGGAGGTGGCCGGGCTCACGCGCGACGAGGCTCGCGCACTGGTCGAAGCAGAGGTGGCCCAGCCCCTCGCCGAGCCGGTAACGGTCACGTACCGCGACCGCTCCTTCACGCTCGACGCCGGCTCGATGATCTCGGTGGACGTGGACGGCATGGTCGAGACGGCATTCGAGCCCAGGGCCCAGTCTGCGCTCGTCAACCGTGTCGTGGACCGCGCGCTCCAGCGCGAGACCGGCGGCGACGCCGAAGTGGCCCTGTCCCTCGACGACGCCCAGATCGCAGCATGGCTCGACGAGGTCGCCGCATCCGTGGACACGACGCCGCAGGACGCGACCATGACGGTCGAGGCCGACAAGATCGTGCTCGTCCCGTCCCGCACCGCAGAGACTGTGGACCGCACACGTACCACCGAGATGCTGGAAGATGCGCTCACCCAGGGCGTGAAGACCGTCGAACTCTCGGTCACCTACACGGAGCCTGCGGTGACGGAGAGCAGTCTCGGCCCCGCGATCCTGGTCGACCTCTCCGAGCGCAAGCTCTACCTCTACGATAAGGGCGCGCTCGTGAAGGAGTATGGCGTCGCAGTGGGCGCCCCCGGGTTCTCGACACCGCGCGGCAACTTCACGATCGTGCTCAAGCGCTACATGCCCACATGGTCCAACCCGGGTTCGGCGTGGGCCGCAGGCATGCCCGCGTCCATTCCGCCGGGCCCGAGTAACCCCCTCGGAACGCGGGCGCTCAACCTCGACGCGCCGGGCATCCGCATCCACGGCACCAGCAAGGACAGCTCGATCGGCACCGCCGCGTCACACGGGTGCATGCGCATGCACCGGTGGGACATCGAAGACCTCTACGATCGCGTCGAGGTCGGCACGCCGGTCTTCATCGTCCGCTAG
- a CDS encoding MOSC domain-containing protein: MAATVTSVNLSAKKTVRKTPGAAGTLIENRGFDGDAHAGDWHRQVSLLAEESIAKMQAKGLDVDAGDFAENITTSGIDLVSLPVGTRLRVGATLLEVTQIGKECHTKCAIYYQAGDCVMPKEGIFAVVVEGGPVNVGDEIVVEAAS, translated from the coding sequence ATGGCAGCGACGGTGACTTCGGTCAACCTCTCCGCGAAGAAGACGGTGCGCAAGACGCCTGGCGCGGCCGGCACGCTCATCGAGAATCGCGGCTTCGACGGCGATGCGCACGCAGGCGACTGGCATCGGCAGGTAAGCCTTCTGGCCGAGGAGTCCATCGCCAAGATGCAGGCCAAGGGACTGGACGTGGATGCCGGCGATTTTGCCGAGAACATCACCACGAGCGGCATCGACTTGGTCTCGCTGCCCGTGGGCACGCGCCTGCGCGTGGGCGCCACACTCCTCGAGGTCACCCAGATCGGCAAGGAGTGTCACACCAAGTGCGCGATCTACTACCAGGCCGGCGACTGCGTCATGCCGAAGGAAGGAATCTTCGCCGTCGTTGTCGAAGGTGGCCCGGTGAACGTCGGCGACGAGATCGTGGTGGAGGCGGCTTCCTAA
- the mobB gene encoding molybdopterin-guanine dinucleotide biosynthesis protein B → MTSGAGIPVVSVVGKSDSGKTTLMERLIRALVARGYRVGSVKHHVHDFDIDVPGKDSWRHAKAGAAVTLVSTPSKLGMVRTMDHEASLDELLALANDVHILLTEGYRRAGNVRIEVSRRARSTELVCEAAELFALVTDNDEIDLGEVPVFGLDDAEGLADLVEATFLKGSPHGD, encoded by the coding sequence GTGACCTCCGGGGCGGGCATCCCTGTCGTCTCCGTCGTCGGCAAGAGCGATTCGGGCAAGACGACTTTGATGGAGCGGCTGATCCGCGCGCTCGTCGCGCGCGGCTACCGCGTGGGCAGCGTCAAGCATCACGTCCACGACTTCGACATCGATGTGCCCGGCAAGGACTCGTGGCGCCATGCGAAGGCCGGCGCAGCCGTCACGCTCGTGAGCACGCCTTCGAAGCTCGGCATGGTGCGCACGATGGATCATGAGGCCTCGCTCGATGAGTTGCTCGCGCTGGCCAACGACGTGCACATCCTGCTCACGGAGGGCTACCGCCGCGCGGGCAACGTGCGCATCGAGGTATCGCGGCGCGCCCGCTCGACCGAGCTCGTGTGCGAAGCGGCCGAGCTGTTCGCGCTCGTCACCGACAACGATGAGATCGATCTGGGGGAGGTGCCGGTCTTCGGTCTGGACGATGCCGAGGGGCTGGCCGACTTGGTGGAAGCGACGTTCCTGAAGGGCAGCCCCCATGGCGACTGA
- a CDS encoding MogA/MoaB family molybdenum cofactor biosynthesis protein, which yields MAVLRIGVLTCSDTRTEENDTSGAALRALSEERGWETAAYAIVPDDADAISSALVRMADEDRCDVVLTTGGTGLSPRDQCPEATLAIADREVPGIAEAIRSMSLAITRRAMLSRAVAAQRGRTLIVNLPGSEKGARESFGIVADQLEHAVEMIAGGGHG from the coding sequence ATGGCTGTGCTCAGGATCGGAGTACTCACGTGCTCGGACACGCGAACCGAGGAGAACGACACCTCGGGCGCGGCGCTGCGCGCGCTGAGTGAGGAGCGCGGCTGGGAGACGGCCGCCTACGCGATCGTCCCGGACGACGCCGACGCCATCTCCTCGGCGCTGGTGCGGATGGCCGACGAGGACCGCTGCGACGTGGTGCTCACCACCGGCGGCACCGGCCTCTCGCCTCGCGACCAGTGCCCGGAGGCGACGCTCGCGATCGCCGACCGCGAGGTGCCCGGTATCGCCGAGGCGATCCGCTCGATGAGCCTCGCCATCACCAGGCGGGCGATGCTTTCACGGGCGGTCGCGGCGCAGCGGGGCCGCACGCTCATCGTCAACCTGCCGGGCAGCGAGAAGGGTGCGCGCGAGAGCTTCGGCATCGTCGCCGATCAACTCGAGCACGCGGTCGAGATGATTGCCGGCGGGGGGCACGGCTAA
- a CDS encoding DUF3343 domain-containing protein codes for MSAEREAFAVFGFEGTHEAIRAEEVLIAAEVDVVLIPTPRALGSLCGFAVRVPIAERASALEALKASGLEPGGEVEMRDRVSRRR; via the coding sequence ATGAGCGCGGAGCGGGAGGCGTTCGCCGTCTTCGGCTTCGAGGGCACTCACGAAGCGATCCGTGCCGAGGAAGTGCTGATCGCAGCCGAGGTCGATGTGGTGCTCATCCCCACGCCGCGCGCCCTCGGTTCGCTCTGCGGATTCGCCGTGCGCGTTCCGATCGCCGAGCGCGCGAGTGCGCTCGAAGCGCTCAAGGCTTCGGGGCTTGAGCCCGGCGGCGAGGTGGAGATGCGGGACCGCGTGTCCCGGAGGCGCTAG
- the moaC gene encoding cyclic pyranopterin monophosphate synthase MoaC, giving the protein MKDGSHLTHLDEHGAAHMVDVADKPVTHRRAVAEALIRMQPETLAMIVEGRAPKGDVFAVARIAGIQAAKRTSDLIPLCHPLPITHASVELEPCDSAVRITAVVETDGKTGIEMEALTAASVAALALYDMCKAVDRGMEITSVRLLEKTGGASGTWERQDVPRKTPKED; this is encoded by the coding sequence ATGAAGGACGGCTCGCACCTCACGCACCTTGACGAGCACGGTGCCGCACACATGGTCGATGTGGCCGACAAGCCGGTCACGCACCGGCGCGCGGTGGCCGAAGCGCTCATCCGCATGCAGCCCGAAACGCTCGCGATGATCGTCGAGGGCCGGGCGCCGAAGGGCGACGTCTTCGCCGTGGCGCGCATCGCCGGCATCCAGGCCGCGAAGCGCACGAGCGATCTGATCCCGCTGTGCCACCCGCTGCCGATCACGCACGCAAGCGTGGAGCTCGAGCCGTGCGATTCCGCGGTGCGTATCACCGCCGTGGTCGAGACCGACGGCAAGACGGGTATCGAGATGGAGGCGCTCACGGCTGCGTCGGTGGCCGCGCTCGCGCTCTACGACATGTGCAAGGCGGTCGACCGCGGCATGGAGATCACCTCGGTGCGCCTGCTCGAGAAGACCGGCGGCGCTTCGGGCACCTGGGAACGGCAAGACGTCCCGCGCAAGACCCCCAAGGAGGACTAG